The nucleotide sequence AGGAAGGGGCTTGAGTTAATGCCCGATACCACATAAAAGAGGTGGCAGCGATCGTAACTCCTGCCAGCAACAGCGATCGCCGCCGCAGAGTACCAAGCAGGTGATCGATATTAAACGACCCTTCTTCCTGGCTAGACTCTGGTTGAGGCGGGTTACCAACTACAGGTACTCCATTTCCAGGCAAGGCTGGCAAGGGCTGAAAGTTTGGCTGAGTATCCATCTGGCTAAAGGGGGAGGAGAGAGGAGGGAGGAGGGAGAAGAGAGAAAAGAGGAGAGAGAAGAGAGAAGAGAGGAGGTTAGTGGTTAGTTGGTCGGTGTTGGAAGGGAGAGGAGGCAGGGGGAAAGGGGGAGTTTGGAGTTCAAAATGGTGATTCCTGATTTCCCCATCAACCAGCACTCACTCTTTTCTTTGCCCTGGCTGCTCTCTCCTCACCCCTCTCTCTTACAGTCCCAGTAAGAAGAACGGTAAGAGCCGGTTCACGGGAGTCAGAATGGTATCCAGGGTATCGGTGAAGCGGGCAAGACCAGAGCGGTTGATGACGATGATGTCGTTATTCCGCAGGATGGGGTTATTTTTCTCATCAATCCCACGGGACAGATCGACTGGAATCGAAAGTCGGGTAGCGGTTCCATTAGGATTCAAGCGGATGAGTTCTACGGTTTTCTTATAAGCCCGTTTGTTGTTGAATCCTCCGGCTGCCAGAATTGCCTGGTTCAGTGTTGTGTTGGGTGGAACCTGAATCACACCAGGGCTGACCACCTCTCCAACCACATTCACCCGGACCGTATCGGGTGCAAAGCTGGCAGACCCCAGTTGAGAAGCTTCTGCTGGATTAATGGCAGTAGCGGTTGGGATGGTAATGGTGTCTCCCTGTTGCAACACCAGGTCTTGACTCAAGTCGCCTGTTTTCAGCATGTCCCACAGGTTGAGGGTGACTATCTGGGGTTCACTGGAACGGGTGGTGCGTTTAATCTGGACATTGCGCAAGTCAGCCAGGGATGTGATGCCACCTGCCTGCTGAATTGCCTGGGTAACCGTCACCAACCCACCGCCTGTGCCGGTTCCACCGCCTTCTCCAGTACCACCTCTCCCCCTGGATAGGACATAGGGACCAGGACGGGCAACTTCCCCTACGATCGCAATATTAATTGGCTGGCTGGCACTGGCTGTGAAGTTGGCGGCAGCTAGCTGGGCGGCGTCTGCCGGGTTGATCTGGCTGGCAGGGGGAATGAATATGCTATCCCGATCGCGAAGAGCTAAATCCTGACGAATATTCCCAGTCTTCATCAAATCCCACAGGTCAACGGTAATCAGTTGTTCGGTGCCGTTTGCCTGGGGACGGCGGATGTAGATAACGTTGGGGTTAGCGGATTGGGTCAGGCCACCCGCCTGCTGGATCAGGCGGGTGACGGTGGGAAACTGGGCACCCTCGGCAGTGGTCACGGTGTAGGAGCCGGGACGGCTAATTTCTCCTGCGATCGCCACATTCATGGGACGCGGCGTTGTCAGGGTGACATCTACTTTAATGCGCTGCACCAGGCGGGCGTAGCGGGCAGCAATGGCTTTCTCTGCCTGTACCAGGGTCATTCCCTGAACCCGCAAATCTCCCACCAGGTAAAGCTTGAGGTTGCCATTCACGCCGATCTGGTAGTCGCGGCTATATTCCGGGACGCCAAATATTTCAACTCTGATGCGATCGCCCGCTCCCAGGGTATAGTCCTCCTGGGCTGGCGTTAGAGCGGTAGCAGGCGTCCCCTGGAGTGGCATCGTGCTGACCTGTCTGGAAGGGAGGGGGCCGGGCAATGCCTGGGGAGCAGGAGGAAGAGTTGGAGAACTGGCGGGAGACAAAGGCGGAAAAGGAGTGCTGGCTAAGGGCGTTGGGGCAGATGGGGGGTCTGCTTTTTCTGCCGTCGCCGTTTCAGGCACCATTTCGGGTGTGGAAACCGCCGCTACAGTCATCCCAGGTGGAGCGATCAGGGCATCATCCACCACCGTTTTTGCCTTGGCAATGCTCTCTGCCCGCTGTAGCTGGCTGTAAATGAACTCTGCCGCATCTGCCCGGGTGACCACATCGCCAGGTCGCTGGAGTGTTGCAACGGTTTCCGGGCTACGTTTAAATGCATTCCGCAGCATAATCTGGAATTCAATGTCGGATACTGGGGCATCGGGGCGAAACGTGCCATCCTGGGAACCGTGGATCACACCGCGCTGGATCAGTGCCTCAATCGCCTTCTGGGAAGGATGATTCTGGATATCCGGTAAGGTGAGAGGCTGAACCGTCGTTCTGGTCGGTGGCTTCGAGGATCTGGTTGCCACCGTTGCTTTAGAATCCGTGGATTTTCGCGCTAAAGGTCGGTTCGCTTTGGGCCTGGCAGGCGTGACAACCTGACTGGCAGACTGCTGGAGAGAAGCAGCCACAAAGGTATCAATCGGAAGATGATTGATGTCCACCGTCTTCAAGGGGGAATTGATCAGGGGCGGTGGCAACAGGGGGGCTGACATCAATCCATTGGACCCGCTTGCTGAAATCTCACCGGGCTTAACCGCATCTGAACGTCCTGTTGGGGCAGATTGGGAAAGCTGGATTGGTGGGGGACTGTTCAACCACTCAGGGGTTTTGGGACTATTTGCCAGGGGAGGCAGGGCCAGGGTTTCTGGCGTGGCGATGGGTTGCGTTAATTCTGGTTTGGTCGGGGCAAGGGGTTTGGTCCCTTCCCGATCGCCCGATTCAGGCAAGGATGCCAGGGTACTGGGAGTCACATGGGCAGTCCGGGCTAACTCCTGAGCGACCAGAGCTGCCAGCGTACTGAGAGCAACAACAGAAAGGCGGGAAGTCGTAGACGGCATGAGTTAAAACCCAATTAAATCTTGGCCCAATCAGGAGTGGTCAGGGCTGCTTACTGATACATAGATCTGGACAAGTCATCAGGATGAATCTGGCGGTTCCTCAATTCACCGGGCTGCGCTTCCATAGCAGTCCCGCTCGATCCCAGGTATGATACCGCTGTAGCCAGACTGAGTCACATGAACCCTCTCAGCCCTTTTCTTGGAATGAGCATTCTCCCCCTGACAACCGTGTTTCTTTCACTGTTACCCGGTCCGATTACCGATCCCGTCGCCATTTTTCTGGTTATTATGGCGATCATGCTGGTTGCGCCGCTCCTGTTTGAACGGATTCGCCTGCCTGGGATCGTGGGTTTGATTCTGGCAGGCGTGGTGGTGGGACCTCACGGACTGGGGATCCTGGAGCGAGATAGCACCATTGTTTTGTTGGGGACAGTGGGATTGCTATTTCTGATGTTTATGGCAGGGTTGGAAACCAGCCTGGATGATTTGAAATACAACGCGGACAAAGCAATCATTTTTGGTCTGGCAACCTTCACTGTGCCAATGGTGATGGGTACCATTGCCATGCTGCTGCTGGGTTATTCGGTGTTGTCAGCGATTTTAGTAGCCTCCTGTTTTGCGTCCCACACCCTGCTGGCTTTACCCGTCGTCAGCAAGCTGGGAATCATGCGATCGCAACCCGTCACAGCGACCTTGGGCGCTACCTTAATTACCAATGTCCTGGCATTGCTGGTGCTGGCAATTGTGGTCAAGACTCACCAGGGTGATCTGGACATTGGTTTCTGGTTATTTCTAATTCCTTCGCTTGCTCTGTATACTTTTGGTACTCTGTGGGGGGTTCCCAGAATCGGGCGCTGGTTTTTTCGCCGGTTTGGTCACGACGAAAGTGCCGAGTTTACCTTTGTGGTCGCTACCCTGTTTGTGGTGTCTTACCTGGCGCGAGTCATTGAGATTGAGCCAATCATTGGCGCATTTCTGGCGGGAATTGCGATTACCCAACTCATTCCCCAGCTCAGTCCGTTGATGAATCGGATTCAGTTCATTGGCAATACCCTGTTTGTGCCCTTTTTCCTGATCTCGGTGGGCATGCTGGTCAATCCCTTCATTCTGTTTCAAGAGCCAAGATCCATGCTGGTCGCTGGGGTGATGGTGGTCGTGGCGATCGCAGCGAAATTCCTGCCTGCCTGGGGTGCTGGCAAACTATTTCGGTTTAATTTCCCCAATATCATGGTCATGTTTGGGCTATCGGTGGCACAGGCAGCCTCCACGCTGGCAGCCATTACCGTTGCTTACAACATCAAACTGGTGGATCAACTGACCGTCAATGGCACGATTGCCATGATCCTGGTCACCTGCATTGCCTCTCCCTGGGTCACCGCCCAATGGGGGCAGAGCAATCGAATTCAGGAAGCGGATACCCAACTCCAGCAAGGAGGTGCGGAAGACTCGCAAACCCTCCCCAAATATCGGATCCTGGTTCCGGTTGCCAACCCCAGTACAGAAGACAACCTGTTACAACTGGCACTGATTCTGGCAAAGAAGACCCAGGGAACCCTGTTACCGCTCCATGTCCTCTCCGATACTCAGGGTCCAATTTCAACGGAGGCAAAACTCCGGCAGGAACGGTTACTTGCAGCGGCAGTTACCATTGCAAATGCGGCGGTAACGGATGTTGAACCCATCGGTCGGGTTGATGGCTCCATTGATCGGGGCATTTTGCGCACCGCTCAAGAGCGCAATGCCACTCTAATTATCTGTGGCTGGAAGGGATATTCCACCTATCAGGATAATTTTTTTGGCAGTGTAATCGATAATGTTGTGCGCCGGACTACAGTGCCTGTGATGATTGCCCGCTTCGTTCAACCGATTGAATCAACCCGACGGGTGTTTCTGGCCATCTCAGACGTTGAAATGACCGCCTCCAGTTTCCAGCAAACGCTGGTCCTGACGCGCACCCTGGCAACTGAGCTAAAGGCATCCCTGGAAGTGATCCAGGTGATCTCAGGTTCCCGCCAGCTGGGCGGGGTTTCTGAAATTCCTGGCTTGGCGGAAGATGTCCCAATTCAACGAGTACGGGGTAATTTCGTCAGTCGCGTTTCACAAATTTTGGAGACAGATGACCTGCTGGTTCTGACTCACAACGCCCATCCAGAGTTCCTGGGGGTGCCAACCCTGGGCATTGCTCCGGAGGCGATCGCCCGCCAGCATCCAGATGTCTCCATCATCGTTGCCCACTTTCCCCGCCAGCGCCAACTTTTGCAACCGGTTACCTGAATGATATAGCGGTTCTCAATTGAATAAGGTATAGGGATGTGAGGCACAGTGGGGTACTCCGCACCCTTACTGGACCTCACACCCTTGAAAAGGGCTATATCCTGGTCCATCCCGCTCATGGACAGGGAAGATAATGATCATAGGGATTGTAAGCAACCCAGGAACCTGCATTAGTAGCAAACATCCATGGCAACAGAGTTGACCCTGATTGTGGAAATGGTAACGGTGCTGGGAGCCGCCGCCACTGGAGGATTTCTGGCAAATCGTCTGGGTCAACCCGTGCTGCTTGGCTACCTGCTGGGTGGCATGTTGATTGGACCTGCGGGGTTCAAGCTAATCGCCCTGGAAGGGGATATTCAGGTGCTCTCTGAAATTGGAGTTGCCCTGCTGCTGTTTGCCCTGGGAGTAGAGTTTTCCCTTAAAGATTTACTCCGAATGCGGGCGATCGCCCTGGGCGGCGGTTCCCTCCAAATTATCCTCACCATCCTGTTGGGAGGTGGGTTAGCTTACCTGACGGGCTGGGTGACCACCATTCCCAAAGCCATTTTTCTGGGAGCGGTGCTCTCCCTGTCCTCGACGGCTGTTGTGCTGAAGAGCCTGATCGAGCGCAATGAGGTGCAATCCAACCACGGGCAGATCATGCTGGCGATTCTGATTGTGCAGGATCTGGGCGTGGGATTGATGCTTGCCATCCTGCCAGCACTGACCAGACCAACCAACATCATTGGCATTGCCCTCTTCACTGCCGTGCTCAAAGCCCTTCTATTTCTGGGAGGAGCGATTCTTGTCGGAAAATGGGTAATCCCGCTGCTGGTGCGGTTGCTTGCTCGCAGTGGCTCCCAGGAATTGTTTTTGCTGGGAATTCTGATTCTCTGCCTGGGAATTGCCCTCCTCACGTCCGCTCTTGGACTGGGGATTGAAATGGGAGCGTTCGTTGCTGGCTTGATGATTTCCAACGTAGAGTATGCCGATCATGCCCTGGATCGGGTGCTGCCCATGCGGGATGTATTCGCCACCCTGTTTTTTGCTTCCATTGGCATTCTGATTGACCCTGCATTTTTGCTGGCAAATAGCTGGGTCTTACTGGGGCTGGTGGCAGTTACCATGATTGGTAAAGCCATGATTGCCACGGGAGTAGTCAGCCTGTTTGGCTATTCCCTCAAAACAGCCTTGATGGTCGGGATGGGGATCAACCAAATTGGTGAGTTTTCCTTCGTCTTGGCGGGGGTGGCACAGAACCAGGGGCTGTTTCCCCCTCGACTTTACGGACTGACGGTTGGAACCACGGCTGTCACCCTCCTGATTACGCCCTTTCTACTGCGGGCAACTCCCCACCTGCTGACGTGGTTAGAAGGACTACCGTGGCTCAATCATCTCCTGCGGTTAAACCATACCCCCCACCTGTTTGGACTTGCAGAGGAACTGGTGGGGCATGTGGTGGTGGTGGGCTATGGCAGAGTTGGGCAAACCCTGGTCCGAATGCTCTATTTCCAGGGCTACAAAATTCTGGTGATTGATAACAATGAGGCTACCCTGCAAACCTTACGGGAACGGGGCGTTCCTTACCTGTTTGGTGATGCGGCCAGCACCCTGGTGTTAGAGAAGGCCAATCTGCCCCAGGCAAAGGCCATGGCGATCGCCCTACCAGACCCGATGGCAACCCGCCTCACCCTGAACCGGGCACTCAGCCTCGCCCCCGAACTGGATATCACCGTGCGGGCACACGTCAACGAAGAAATTGATGTCCTTTACCAGCTCGGTGCCCAGGAAGTAGTGCAGCCAGAGTTTGAAGCATCCCTGGAAATGGGTGCCCACATGCTATTGAAACTGGGTGACTCCACCTTTGAAGTGCAGCAGGTGGTCAACCGTTACCGTACCGGACGCTATCGAGACATTCTGCCAGAGCGGGCGGAGTACTGGGGAGCCGCAGATCTGGAATCCGCGATCGAAGGCTTGCAAAGACACTGGTACGGGCTTGAGGCAGCCTCTCCCCTGGTTGGCTTAAGCCTCGCCCGGGCGAATGTACGTCGTTTGACGGGAGCCACCATTATGGCGATTGAGCGGAATAAACAGTTACACCGTTATCCCACGGGAGAAATGGTGATGCAGGCAGGCGACCGCCTCCTCGTCGTCGGCAACCCGGGGGAGCATAGCGCGTTTGAGAACCTGCTGAAAGGGGAAGTTTGAGGGAACAGGGTACGGGATCCCCTTACAGAATCAATCACAAACAAACCAATGCTGGGGATAAACCAATCTGTCGCCGCTACCGGATGGCGTGATGTATGGGAATTAGGATTTTCGCCTCTCCTTCTCCCAAAGCGAGAGAAGGAGTTGAGGGATGTAGCTTGCTTCCCACAGGGTGGGCAATTCATACCTGCATTTAGCAACATCAGGCTCTGAAGATTGTCCCACATCTTAGTAAGTAATCGTGATTGTCATAGTTCGACTTCCCCGATAGTAGCCACTGTAGACATAACCGCTGTAAACTGGCATATAGTCATAGCCATAACCGTAGTCGTCGTAGTAAGTGCCATAGTAGTAAGGGTTGCCACAGGGATAGTAGCGGTACCCAGGATAGTAAGAGCGTCCGCCACGAATGACAGCCGCTTCATCAGTCGTGATTTCAGTGAACAGATCTGGGTTCTCGAATGTTTTCATGGGAATTTCCTTTTGCAGTTCATTCAACGATCAGGAAGCATAAATCTGCCAGATGCTCGCTCGACCAGCTTGTCTATGGACTGGAAATATGGATTCCTGTGAATATATTTTCCTGAAAGGATGCTTGCCCATCCGGATAAAATCGTGAGTTTTCAAAAATTTTTGACATTTGTACAACAGTTAAATAGGGAGGAATGGCAGGTCAGTTCATCAGGAATGAGAATTTGATAACCTGAAAGTTCACCACAGGGCGCTGCTGAATAGCAGTATGAATTGGAACGAAGTTCCAATTCATACACACTCTAATTCATACCCAGATTCAGCAATGCCCACCACAGAGACACAGAGAACACAGAGTAATTCCTGGGTGCCCTCTGTGATTCTGTGGGAGAACGCTCAATTCTTCGGTTTATTTAATCCACGCTCCTAAGAAACTCTTTGTAAACTAGTGTTAAAACTGTTCAGACGTTTGCAACTCAAAGGTTTCGAGGTTCAGATTATTTGTTCTGGAAAACCTCGAATTCCTCGCTTATCAAGGCATTTATATTTATTTACAAACAGTTTCTAAATCGGATTTCTTCTACCAGATACCTGAAGTTTCGTTGAATTTCTCACCAGAAATTCCAATTTCTTGGAAGTCTGAACCGATGCTCCAGGCTATGCTGTGACCAGATCTCCTGTATAGACCAGTCGCTATGTGATTCAGCAAATTCAAGGGACTGGGTGAAACCCTCAAGACGTTCGCAATTCTCTGGTATGTTCACTATTCTGCTAATCACCGCTGGCGGCTCTCTCTAGTTTCCAGCCAATTTGTGAGCTTTGCCATGCCCCCTCCCAATCCTCTTCTCGATGCCATCACCGACCCGGCTAAAAACTTCCTGGCCTTCTTCGCGGTCAGCGTGGTGTTTTTTAACGTGTTTGCCGCCGGGCTTTCCACCCTGTTTTGGGACAACCTGGGCGGCTGGCTGCAAACCGTCACGGGCATTCAAAACGAAGTGCTGCTGCGGGGAATCATTTTGCTGGGGTTGGCAATACTGCTACTGCTGGCCATCTACGCTACCAACCTCACCAACGGGGTGCGATGGTTGTTACGCAGGCTGCGCCTGGTGGATGCTGTCGTGCCCCAGGATGCCCGCGTGGTGCCCCTCACCGATACCTGTCAGGGTCTGGTAGCCATCATGAGCCTGAGCGACAACTCCCCCGCCGAAGTTGCCCTGCGCCACCACTGGAACAACGGCGATCGCCCCCACCTGCGCTACTGCTGGCTGATCACCACCCCCGACTCTCTGGGCTATGCCCGCAGCCTGCACCAACGACTGATTGAAGAGGGTATTGCTGAGCAGATCACCCTCTTCTACGGCGACTACCCCCTGCCCGACGCTGCCGATCCCCAGCGCCAGCTCACTCTCACCCTCAGCCCCCACGAAACCAACGACCCCGACGCCGTCCTGCATCGAGTCAACACTATCTATCTCCATGCCCAGCAGCTTGGTCTAACGGAAAACGATCTGATTGTGGACTTTACCGGCGGTACCAAACCCCTGGGGGTGGGAGCGTTTTTAGCCTGCACTCGCCCCAGTCGGCGGCTAGAGTATATTGCCGGTCGTGAGTCACCCGTGCTGTTGGAAATTAAGGTGGACTATCAGATGAAACCGGTCAGATAAAGCATGAAAACAGAGAAGTGTCCGACGGTTAAAACCGTGACTACACGAACCAACTCTGCCTGCGCGGACTGAGGCAAATATAAGGATTTCCGTAACCTGCGGAGACAGATTTTGTCCGTATAGCCGCGACTTTATAGTCCTTTTCAAGGGTGTGAAGTACAGTGGGGTGCGCCGCACCCCACTGTACTTCACACTCCCGTACTTTATTCAATTGAAAAACACTATAGTCGCCAAAGCTACCGGGGGATGGGCCTTTAAAGCATCCTCTTAAGAAATGAGCTTTCCCCGTGAAAAAATTTCGTTCTTCATCCTTAATTTGAAGACCCCTCTTCAAAGTGGTTGCTTTACTGGAGTTGTCCCCTTGTGGTGAGAACTGCTCCATGACCAACCCCATTTTGGAATTTCTCAGGGCTGACAATTTTGCCCTGTCCTGGAATAAGGTGGCAGCAAACCAGGGCTGCGCGGGGATAGATGGGGAAACCATCGCCCAGTTTAGCCAAGACCCAGAGCGCAGGCTGTCGGTGCTGCGGCAGCAGGTGGCCCACGGCACCTATCGCCCCCTACCCCTGCGACAGATTTTTATTCCCAAACCCCGCGGCGGCTGGCGCGAGTTGCAGGTGCCCAGTGTGCGCGATCGCATTGTGCAGCAAGCCCTGCTGAATGTGCTGCATCCCATGTTTGAGCCGCAGTTTGAGGGGTGCAGCTACGCCTACCGGCCCGGGCGATCGCACAAAATGGCCGTCGAGCGCATTACGGCCCATCAGCGGCGCGGCTACCAGTGGGTGCTGGATGCCGACATCGTTAGCTATTTTGACCACATTGGCCATGACCGGCTGCTGGCGGAGGTGGCAGAGCGGCTGCCAGTTGAAGGCAGACAGCAAAAGGCAACGCAATATCCAGCCAGGGCGCAGCGGTTGCAGACATGGCCCTCGGCAGAGTTTGTAGCGCTGGTGTTGCACCTGGTGCAGCAATGGCTATCGGTGGGCGTGCTGACACGGGAGGGGGTGTACTTTCCCCAGCGGGGCATCCCCCAGGGAGCCGTGATTTCGCCCCTGCTGGCCAATGTCTACCTGGATGACTTTGACGAGGCGATCGATGGCACCAAGCTGAAGCTGGTGCGCTACGCCGACGATTTTGTGGTGCTAGGGCGAAAACAGCAGCACGTTCAAGCCGCCAGGGAGCAAGTGTCGCAGCTTTTGGGGGAGATGGGGCTGGTCTTGCACCCTGACAAGACCCATCTCACCAATTTTGAAAAAGGGTTTCGGTTTTTGGGCCATGTGTTTAGCGGTGATCTGGTGCTGCCGATGAAAAAGGTGACAGGCCCCAGGCCACCGGATGAAACCAACGTCCGCTTGGGATCAGACCTGCGCCTGGTTCACACCGATGCGCCAGTGCAGAACACGCAGATGGAGCAGGCGATGCTGGCGGCGCTGAAAGCGTCCGACAAGCCCATACCGCCACCCCTGTTTGTGGTGCTGGGCTATCGGGTGCGCGAACCTGAACGGGTTGAAATCACATCAAACGAAACAATTTGGAGGACGGGGATGTCAACGCTATATCTGGTGCACCAGGGCACCACGGTCAAAAAAGAGCAGGGCCGCTATGTGGTCAAGCTGCCCAAGGAGGAGGCACTGGAGATTCCGGTGCGGGAGGTGGAGCGGGTGCTGGTGTTTGGTAACATTCAGCTCACCACGGCGGTGATTGCTGAATGTCTGGAAAACCAGGTGCCGGTGGTGTTTATGTCCCAACTGGGCGACTATAAGGGCCACCTGTGGAGTGCAGAATACGACGACATCGGTACGGAATTGGTGCAGTATCAGCATCAGGGGGATGAGGGCTTTAAGCTGGCCACCGCCCGCGCCATTGTGGCGGGCAAGCTGGCCAATTCGCGCCAGCTCTTGCTGCGGCTCAACCGCAAGCGCCAGCTTCCAGCGGTGGCCGAGGCAATTGCAGTCCTGGCAGAGTCGCTAGAGTCCAGCGTCCAGGCCGACAGCCTCAACAGCCTGCGGGGCTATGAGGGGCTGGCCGCAGCCAAGTATTTCCGTGCCCTGGGGGCACTGATTGTCAATCCGGCCTTTACGTTTACCGATCGCAACCGCCGCCCGCCCAAAGACCCGGTCAACTCACTGCTCAGCTTTGGCTACACGCTGCTGTTTAACAACGTCTTGAGTCTGCTGCTGGCAGAGGGGCTAAATCCCTACCTGGGCAACCTGCACGGGTCTGAGAAAAAGCAAACGTTTCTGGCCTTTGACCTGGTGGAGGAGTTTCGCTCGCCCGTGGTGGATAGCCTGGTGATGCGGCTGATCAACCAGAAGTTTTTGAAACCCACCGATTTCACCTGGCCCAATGCCGAGGGTGGCATCTACCTCAACGACGCTGCCCGCCGCCCTTTTCTCAAGCAGTTTGAAGAGCGGCTATCGCTAAAAGTGTCCCA is from Leptothermofonsia sichuanensis E412 and encodes:
- a CDS encoding SLBB domain-containing protein gives rise to the protein MPSTTSRLSVVALSTLAALVAQELARTAHVTPSTLASLPESGDREGTKPLAPTKPELTQPIATPETLALPPLANSPKTPEWLNSPPPIQLSQSAPTGRSDAVKPGEISASGSNGLMSAPLLPPPLINSPLKTVDINHLPIDTFVAASLQQSASQVVTPARPKANRPLARKSTDSKATVATRSSKPPTRTTVQPLTLPDIQNHPSQKAIEALIQRGVIHGSQDGTFRPDAPVSDIEFQIMLRNAFKRSPETVATLQRPGDVVTRADAAEFIYSQLQRAESIAKAKTVVDDALIAPPGMTVAAVSTPEMVPETATAEKADPPSAPTPLASTPFPPLSPASSPTLPPAPQALPGPLPSRQVSTMPLQGTPATALTPAQEDYTLGAGDRIRVEIFGVPEYSRDYQIGVNGNLKLYLVGDLRVQGMTLVQAEKAIAARYARLVQRIKVDVTLTTPRPMNVAIAGEISRPGSYTVTTAEGAQFPTVTRLIQQAGGLTQSANPNVIYIRRPQANGTEQLITVDLWDLMKTGNIRQDLALRDRDSIFIPPASQINPADAAQLAAANFTASASQPINIAIVGEVARPGPYVLSRGRGGTGEGGGTGTGGGLVTVTQAIQQAGGITSLADLRNVQIKRTTRSSEPQIVTLNLWDMLKTGDLSQDLVLQQGDTITIPTATAINPAEASQLGSASFAPDTVRVNVVGEVVSPGVIQVPPNTTLNQAILAAGGFNNKRAYKKTVELIRLNPNGTATRLSIPVDLSRGIDEKNNPILRNNDIIVINRSGLARFTDTLDTILTPVNRLLPFFLLGL
- the cas1 gene encoding CRISPR-associated endonuclease Cas1, yielding MTNPILEFLRADNFALSWNKVAANQGCAGIDGETIAQFSQDPERRLSVLRQQVAHGTYRPLPLRQIFIPKPRGGWRELQVPSVRDRIVQQALLNVLHPMFEPQFEGCSYAYRPGRSHKMAVERITAHQRRGYQWVLDADIVSYFDHIGHDRLLAEVAERLPVEGRQQKATQYPARAQRLQTWPSAEFVALVLHLVQQWLSVGVLTREGVYFPQRGIPQGAVISPLLANVYLDDFDEAIDGTKLKLVRYADDFVVLGRKQQHVQAAREQVSQLLGEMGLVLHPDKTHLTNFEKGFRFLGHVFSGDLVLPMKKVTGPRPPDETNVRLGSDLRLVHTDAPVQNTQMEQAMLAALKASDKPIPPPLFVVLGYRVREPERVEITSNETIWRTGMSTLYLVHQGTTVKKEQGRYVVKLPKEEALEIPVREVERVLVFGNIQLTTAVIAECLENQVPVVFMSQLGDYKGHLWSAEYDDIGTELVQYQHQGDEGFKLATARAIVAGKLANSRQLLLRLNRKRQLPAVAEAIAVLAESLESSVQADSLNSLRGYEGLAAAKYFRALGALIVNPAFTFTDRNRRPPKDPVNSLLSFGYTLLFNNVLSLLLAEGLNPYLGNLHGSEKKQTFLAFDLVEEFRSPVVDSLVMRLINQKFLKPTDFTWPNAEGGIYLNDAARRPFLKQFEERLSLKVSHPDVAEPVSYRRVMQLQVQRYKRALLEGVPYEAFRKVN
- a CDS encoding cation:proton antiporter domain-containing protein, producing MSILPLTTVFLSLLPGPITDPVAIFLVIMAIMLVAPLLFERIRLPGIVGLILAGVVVGPHGLGILERDSTIVLLGTVGLLFLMFMAGLETSLDDLKYNADKAIIFGLATFTVPMVMGTIAMLLLGYSVLSAILVASCFASHTLLALPVVSKLGIMRSQPVTATLGATLITNVLALLVLAIVVKTHQGDLDIGFWLFLIPSLALYTFGTLWGVPRIGRWFFRRFGHDESAEFTFVVATLFVVSYLARVIEIEPIIGAFLAGIAITQLIPQLSPLMNRIQFIGNTLFVPFFLISVGMLVNPFILFQEPRSMLVAGVMVVVAIAAKFLPAWGAGKLFRFNFPNIMVMFGLSVAQAASTLAAITVAYNIKLVDQLTVNGTIAMILVTCIASPWVTAQWGQSNRIQEADTQLQQGGAEDSQTLPKYRILVPVANPSTEDNLLQLALILAKKTQGTLLPLHVLSDTQGPISTEAKLRQERLLAAAVTIANAAVTDVEPIGRVDGSIDRGILRTAQERNATLIICGWKGYSTYQDNFFGSVIDNVVRRTTVPVMIARFVQPIESTRRVFLAISDVEMTASSFQQTLVLTRTLATELKASLEVIQVISGSRQLGGVSEIPGLAEDVPIQRVRGNFVSRVSQILETDDLLVLTHNAHPEFLGVPTLGIAPEAIARQHPDVSIIVAHFPRQRQLLQPVT
- a CDS encoding cation:proton antiporter domain-containing protein, whose translation is MATELTLIVEMVTVLGAAATGGFLANRLGQPVLLGYLLGGMLIGPAGFKLIALEGDIQVLSEIGVALLLFALGVEFSLKDLLRMRAIALGGGSLQIILTILLGGGLAYLTGWVTTIPKAIFLGAVLSLSSTAVVLKSLIERNEVQSNHGQIMLAILIVQDLGVGLMLAILPALTRPTNIIGIALFTAVLKALLFLGGAILVGKWVIPLLVRLLARSGSQELFLLGILILCLGIALLTSALGLGIEMGAFVAGLMISNVEYADHALDRVLPMRDVFATLFFASIGILIDPAFLLANSWVLLGLVAVTMIGKAMIATGVVSLFGYSLKTALMVGMGINQIGEFSFVLAGVAQNQGLFPPRLYGLTVGTTAVTLLITPFLLRATPHLLTWLEGLPWLNHLLRLNHTPHLFGLAEELVGHVVVVGYGRVGQTLVRMLYFQGYKILVIDNNEATLQTLRERGVPYLFGDAASTLVLEKANLPQAKAMAIALPDPMATRLTLNRALSLAPELDITVRAHVNEEIDVLYQLGAQEVVQPEFEASLEMGAHMLLKLGDSTFEVQQVVNRYRTGRYRDILPERAEYWGAADLESAIEGLQRHWYGLEAASPLVGLSLARANVRRLTGATIMAIERNKQLHRYPTGEMVMQAGDRLLVVGNPGEHSAFENLLKGEV